A genomic segment from Brienomyrus brachyistius isolate T26 chromosome 9, BBRACH_0.4, whole genome shotgun sequence encodes:
- the LOC125748938 gene encoding uncharacterized protein LOC125748938: MDTKSGTILATGRTSLVDGPNLPESEEQPVATKPLTEIQVHAVDLSLKSPQSLPPYSQSLHFKDTQKANRGKKRRCSGMESEESGDNITHTSVDPGVQKTNVIDPSLPDTDSIDTSGKETHSHSMVVLKDEIEEVCIGDSHGYWQGDSYPPVSLNEIKTEDKGSKVTSDDGVNAPEDSLGTIKEQHHDAVMYEVGFLAKDTTEEKTTVSERQRLDLTGFVKSNLLTGLSAELRQSMENWSSKNELSDSMQNSDENNEKEEANFPFVKGLGKRKEQRTNEPDTGRVEKEKLVIPKMEGKDEALNLSLPQKAVCNHTAKLEKYAEDGTGSQSTLVMEVDEIMQREEDEEEEQNDNSQALFDKEPAVVRVNVSDWGPKLSPPSVSLNNSPTSSTAEDLDGLLLIDDQGIPYTLTPDGKKVIQVAPSKSCKASMLSRTKLKASWVEAKDSGTASSPDHDLPKKGLIEALPCVSSKEITPQLSTSGSAPKIVPLLNNKPSSQTAVISPSSLSSTLSNLASQPVKIMANPTSNILLVPSSHLPSPPLAKPTSNASLLTLSLPISLNPNPPSAPLFLVLSPLTTSSTPPSSLSSKVNVIDSIPSPLLSSNTQSSASASVPLSSGKTVTGSSSPSSGSLPVDPLNSGTPSTSIVGNGTCPIPSPDSPSVSSGNIRQPKPDLTSKTALPKLSRVKTSESPSKPDSTNVAANQTESSTSPVSMKSSPVKSPKSNTVQSSTSSSVCQTSKDSPPAPTPDTPADVFPSDQSHYESSETPPPTAIFPTNHPKNFSLSSSCPRRILYCQYCPRAFYYLSDLERHSITHSQSKPYVCPLCNKAFKRSSHLERHKHIHTGQRNFICPICSKRFREAGELLRHQRVHTGEKPFQCPQCHMRFAERNTLRRHTKRKHHELNGHGDGEGMPGGQEESAEWYSCAVPDMDSDTEPDKD; encoded by the coding sequence ATGGATACCAAGTCAGGCACTATCCTGGCTACTGGCAGGAcaagtttggtagatggacCCAATCTTCCAGAAAGTGAGGAACAACCAGTGGCAACAAAACCCTTGACAGAAATTCAGGTTCATGCTGTGGATCTCTCCCTGAAGTCCCCTCAGTCTCTACCTCCTTATTCACAGTCGTTGCATTTCAAGGACACGCAGAAGGCCAACCGTGGAAAGAAAAGGAGATGTAGTGGTATGGAAAGTGAGGAGAGTGGGGACAACATTACCCATACATCTGTGGATCCAGGTGTCCAGAAGACCAATGTCATTGACCCCAGTCTGCCAGACACAGACTCCATAGACACTTCTGGCAAGGAGACACACAGTCACTCCATGGTGGTTCTCAAAGATGAGATCGAGGAGGTATGCATTGGGGATTCTCATGGCTATTGGCAGGGTGACTCTTATCCACCAGTATCTCTCAATGAGATTAAGACTGAGGACAAGGGCTCAAAGGTTACTTCTGATGATGGAGTTAATGCACCAGAGGATTCTCTTGGAACCATAAAAGAACAGCATCACGATGCCGTGATGTACGAGGTTGGGTTTTTAGCCAAAGATACGACGGAAGAGAAGACTACTGTTTCAGAAAGACAAAGGCTGGATTTGACTGGTTTCGTTAAGAGCAATTTGCTAACAGGACTAAGTGCCGAGTTGCGACAAAGCATGGAGAATTGGTCGAGTAAAAATGAATTGTCTGACAGTATGCAAAACAGTGATGAGAATAATGAGAAGGAGGAAGCAAATTTTCCATTTGTTAAAGGACTTGGTAAACGAAAAGAACAGAGGACTAATGAGCCTGATACAGGTAGGGTAGAGAAAGAAAAATTGGTTATACCGAAAATGGAAGGGAAGGATGAAGCGCTGAATTTAAGTTTGCCACAAAAGGCTGTATGCAATCATACAGCCAAATTGGAAAAGTATGCAGAAGATGGGACAGGAAGTCAAAGCACATTGGTGATGGAAGTGGATGAGATTATGCAGcgagaggaagatgaggaggaaGAACAAAACGATAATTCTCAAGCTCTTTTTGACAAGGAACCAGCGGTTGTCAGAGTTAATGTATCAGATTGGGGTCCTAAACTGTCACCCCCTTCTGTCTCCTTGAATAATTCTCCAACGTCCTCCACTGCAGAAGATCTTGATGGTCTCCTCCTCATAGATGACCAGGGAATTCCCTATACTCTTACGCCAGATGGCAAGAAGGTCATCCAAGTAGCACCATCAAAATCCTGTAAAGCTTCCATGCTCAGTAGGACAAAACTGAAAGCAAGTTGGGTAGAAGCTAAGGATTCTGGGACGGCATCCTCCCCTGATCATGATCTTCCTAAGAAAGGTTTAATTGAAGCGCTACCTTGTGTGTCTTCTAAAGAAATTACTCCTCAGCTCTCAACTAGTGGTTCAGCCCCAAAAATTGTTCCTCTTTTGAATAACAAACCTAGTAGTCAGACTGCTGTTATTTCCCCTTCCTCATTATCCTCCACACTGTCAAATTTGGCCTCCCAGCCAGTCAAGATTATGGCTAATCCCACATCTAACATTCTCCTTGTTCCTTCttcccaccttccctctcctcCATTAGCTAAGCCCACATCAAATGCAAGCCTGTTGACTCTTTCTTTACCCATTTCCCTTAATCCAAATCCACCATCAGCTCCTTTGTTTCTTGTTCTTTCTCCACTTACAACTTCATCAACTCCTCCTTCATCCCTGTCTTCTAAGGTTAATGTCATTGACTCCATACCTTCTCCCCTGCTTTCTTCCAACACGCAGTCTTCAGCTTCTGCATCGGTTCCTCTCTCATCTGGCAAAACAGTCACTGGATCTTCTTCGCCATCCAGCGGTTCATTACCTGTGGATCCACTCAATTCTGGCACTCCCTCTACCTCCATTGTAGGAAATGGTACTTGTCCCATACCTAGCCCTGAttctccctctgtctcctcAGGTAATATCAGACAGCCCAAACCAGACCTTACTTCCAAAACAGCACTTCCCAAGCTCAGTAGAGTCAAAACATCGGAGTCTCCCTCTAAACCTGATTCAACAAATGTTGCTGCAAACCAAACAGAGTCCAGCACATCACCCGTGTCAATGAAATCATCCCCTGTAAAATCCCCCAAATCAAACACTGTTCAATCTTCTACTTCTTCCTCTGTGTGTCAGACGTCCAAAGATTCTCCTCCTGCACCCACCCCTGACACTCCAGCAGACGTTTTTCCTTCCGATCAGTCTCATTATGAGAGTTCTGAAACACCTCCTCCCACAGCCATTTTCCCTACTAATCACCCAAAAAACTTTTCTTTGTCCTCGTCCTGCCCTCGTCGTATTCTCTACTGTCAGTACTGCCCACGGGCTTTCTACTACCTCTCTGACCTGGAGCGCCACTCCATCACCCATTCCCAGAGCAAGCCGTACGTGTGTCCGCTCTGTAACAAGGCCTTTAAGCGCTCAAGCCACTTGGAGAGACACAAGCACATTCATACAGGTCAAAGGAACTTCATCTGTCCCATCTGCTCAAAGAGATTCCGGGAGGCTGGAGAACTCCTCAGACACCAGCGGGTCCACACGGGTGAGAAGCCCTTCCAGTGCCCGCAGTGTCACATGCGATTCGCCGAGCGCAACACACTTCGGAGGCACACAAAACGGAAGCATCATGAGCTGAATGGGCATGgagatggggagggaatgcCAGGAGGCCAGGAGGAGAGTGCAGAGTGGTACAGCTGTGCTGTACCGGACATGGATTCTGACACTGAACCAGACAAAGATTAG
- the si:dkeyp-69b9.3 gene encoding myocardin: MTLLASERSLLIRNKFRSVLQLRIQNRRQQNEINSDSSVKSTCHPQVGEKEKECTSGCLSDDSPAHKAPPSGGLNTEPAKSKVQAWSCGAGLKQKRARLAEDLSEKIQRRPGPLELLQKHILPLEAAPIPLPELSDLSEDDISCSSSSSSSSPEQLGIHQSPGFSTSPGLVGDQSLSDSSHAASLSQSPNSFQCSLAMPPVTEGICQTKTMTVIESDSMATPRRAKGIFLTIQAPPLLPKTAQPSTSPPQSCLASSVPPTRPPRSKKPRDSKPKIKKLKYHQYIPPDQRGGAGGATSGGSAPVPPIDPAYSRLLQQQQVFLQLQILNQQQQQQNTLTHSPEPQIVQYTGATPSTCPQSVPIATNPGCSPDPIHKPELLPANLDDLTVSELRQQLRKRGLPVSGTKPSLLERLRPYQLPRSCLAPTPLCPPGTPVLAPNLSPDLPADTYRQHSNLPSRGSSEQASGFLAITSTAALPLPSSSPLTSGISWRPGQAAEEISVEMEMRERMRSRPRDRTPKICLDVVGDSSPDNSLHPFLQQEPGCEQESSETHSQTEVLFTQPCDAIGQDFELPMQITASPVQTSSSGRSLEEELQEAIQRVLMAPSQSIDDILDEPLSCTDTASSVSESQTVVSSLSGSSPPSHVDQSPSFLHPSKDENPLSSPLCSSLLLELPPSPSSSIQLCQPQPPLPPPICTTPPTATLSRKRREAATFDPADWLESLTSGLRPLTPPAAPFVETDFGLDSDLNVNRILDLMVEQW, from the exons ATGACCCTGCTGGCCTCTGAAAGGTCCCTTCTCATCCGAAACAAGTTTCGTTCCG TCCTGCAGCTGAGGATACAGAACCGCAGGCAACAGAATGAAATCAACTCAGATTCCA GTGTGAAAAGTACTTGCCACCCTCAAGTaggagagaaagagaaggagtGTACTTCTGGG TGTCTTTCAGATGACAGCCCTGCCCACAAGGCTCCCCCTAGTGGTGGCCTGAATACAGAACCTGCAAAGAGTAAAGTACAGG CCTGGAGCTGTGGGGCAGGACTGAAGCAGAAGAGAGCCCGATTGGCAGAGGATCTCAGTGAGAAGATCCAGCGCCGACCTGGTCCTCTGGAGCTCCTGCAGAAGCACATCCTGCCCCTAGAAGCTG CTCCCATTCCTCTCCCTGAGTTGTCAGATCTCTCTGAAGATGAtatctcctgctcctcctcttcctcctcctcatctcCTGAGCAACTCGGGATTCACCAGTCGCCAGGTTTCTCTACATCTCCAGGGCTGGTTGGGGACCAGTCGCTAAGCGACTCGTCTCATGCAGCCTCCCTAAGTCAGAGTCCCAACAGCTTTCAG TGTAGCTTGGCTATGCCCCCGGTAACCGAGGGCATCTGTCAAACAAAAACCATGACTGTGATTGAATCCGACTCCATGGCAACGCCCAGGAGAGCCAAGGGAATCTTCCTAACTATCCAGGCCCCACCTCTGCTGCCCAAA ACAGCCCAGCCATCTACTTCACCTCCCCAGTCCTGTCTTGCTTCCTCTGTCCCTCCAACACGCCCGCCACGCTCTAAGAAGCCCCGTGATTCCAAACCCAAAATTAAGAAACTGAAGTACCACCAGTATATACCCCCTGACCAAAGAGGCGGGGCTGGGGGTGCAACGAGTGGAGGCTCCGCCCCAGTCCCACCCATTGACCCTGCCTACTCCCGCCTCCTGCAACAGCAGCAGGTGTTTCTACAGCTGCAGATCCTAaaccaacagcagcagcagcagaacaCATTGACACACAG TCCTGAGCCTCAGATAGTGCAGTATACTGGAGCTACACCAAGCACCTGTCCCCAGTCCGTCCCCATAGCAACAAACCCTGGCTGCAGCCCAGATCCCATCCACAAACCTGAGCTCCTTCCCGCCAACCTCGACGACCTCACG GTCTCCGAGCTCCGTCAGCAACTCCGTAAGCGGGGGCTTCCTGTGTCGGGCACTAAGCCCTCTCTCCTTGAGCGCTTGCGGCCCTACCAGCTGCCCCGGTCCTGCCTCGCCCCCACGCCCCTGTGTCCACCGGGGACCCCAGTGTTGGCCCCCAACCTCAGCCCGGATCTCCCGGCCGACACCTACAGGCAGCACAGCaatttgccctccaggggtagTAGTGAGCAGGCCTCTGGGTTTCTCGCCATCACCAGCACCGCTGCTCTCCCACTTCCGTCCTCGTCCCCTCTGACCTCCGGCATCTCCTGGCGACCAGGCCAGGCAGCAGAGGAGATCAGTGTGGAGATGGAGATGAGGGAGAGGATGAGGAGTCGCCCAAGGGACAGAACTCCCAAAATATGCCTGGACGTGGTTGGAGACAGT TCTCCAGATAATTCGCTCCATCCATTCCTGCAACAGGAACCTGGGTGCGAGCAGGAGAGCTCAGAAACTCATAGTCAGACGGAGGTCTTGTTTACGCAG CCCTGCGATGCGATTGGCCAGGACTTTGAGTTGCCCATGCAGATCACCGCCAGTCCAGTCCAGACCAGTTCCAGTGGGCGGAGCCTGGAGGAGGAACTACAGGAGGCCATTCAGAGAGTCCTG ATGGCTCCCAGCCAGTCTATAGACGACATTCTGGATGAACCACTAAGCTGCACAG ATACAGCTTCTTCGGTCTCTGAGTCCCAGACTGTGGTTTCCTCCCTGTCAGGATCCTCTCCACCTTCCCACGTTGACCAATCACCATCATTTCTGCACCCATCCAAAGATGAAAACCCCCTGTCCTCCCCActctgctcctctctcctttTGGAGCTTCCTCCatcaccctccagctccattcAGCTTTGCCAGCCGCAGCCCCCTCTGCCTCCTCCTATCTGCACCACACCTCCTACTGCAACCTTGTCCAGGAAGAGACGAGAGGCTGCGACCTTTGACCCTGCCGACTGGCTGGAGTCCCTGACGTCTGGCCTTCGACCTTTGACTCCTCCGGCTGCCCCATTTGTGGAAACTGATTTTGGCCTGGACTCTGACCTCAACGTGAATCGGATTTTGGATTTGATGGTGGAGCAGTGGTGA